ATTGAAGCATGAGTCCGGTTTAGCGAACGTTGAATTGAGACACGAGCAGTCCGAGGTTATCGTCGTTCTTCCGAAGGAGCAGGCAATCTCATGGGCTGAGACGGATCAGGTTGGTGTTTACTCTACAGTCGATCTCGGCAAGCATGGCAGCGTGGAGATCATCGTTGAGAAGGACTTTGCCTGTCTGGATTTGAGTGACGCTGACAATCACGACACCTTCCAGAATCCGCAAATCGATACTGCGTGTATTTGAACAGCTAACCGTATGACAGGCAGAGTTAAATGGATATGTAAACTGGAGACAAGGAATTTCAAGCCAACCTTTTGTGTCTGGCTGGATTCCAATTGGATGAGGTGAATATATGCGAATGATCAAGCATCTTGGATTGATGGCAATTGCTGCTGGTTTGCTTGCTGTTCCTGTTAACAAAGCGGACGCTCAGATATCGGTTGGTATTGGAGTCGCGCCGGTTTGTCCCTATGGATATTACGAAGAACCTCCCTACACTTGTGCGCCTGATGGCTATTACGGCCCCGAGTGGTTCAACGGTGGTGTGTTTATCGGCGCTGGTCCCTGGTTTCATGGACCGAGAGGTTTCTATGGTCATGTAGACCATCACCTTGACTATCGCCAGGGATATCACGGACGAATGCCTGCTCGCGGCGAGCATCCCGTAGATCATCGTGCCGAGTTCCATGGTCAAGCTATGCATGATGCACATGGACACGAAGCACCGCACGGACATCGGTAAGGTTTGAGAAAGCGCAGATTGCGCGATGAATAAGGCCCTCTTTAGAGGGCCTTATTTTCGTTCGTTGCGCAATTTAGTTAATCTAGTCGAAATTCTGTGAAGTCACGATCAAGTTCAAGGCAGAGTGCTTCGACGGCTAATTCATGATCGGCACGCTGTGGCAATCCCGAGACGGTAACCGCGCCAAGGATACCGGCGCTGACGACACGAATAGGAAAGCTTCCACCATGAGAAGCATATTCACTATCCGGTAGCCCATAGCGTTCGAACAGGGTGGAATTCTTCTGTTTCGTTTCCAATCCGACGGCATATGAGCTTCGATGGAAGCGGAGGGTTACGTTGCTTTTGCGGCGTACCCAGTCAATGTTATCTGCTGTTGTACCTGGCAGGGCTGTATAGAAAAGCGGCTGGTTGAAGCGACGCACGTCGATAACGGCAACCAGGTTGCGTTCTACTGCAAGTTGGCGCAGACGTGTACCAAGCAGCCATGCTGACTCTTCACTGAAGCTTGCATATTGTAGCTGCTGCTCCTGAAGTGCGATGCGAACTAGATCTTCTGGTATGGGCATTGGAGTAGTTAAACAAGATCATTCTAGCCATATTCATTCCATCCTGCCTTGAGAATATATTTCTATCGAGCATGTCTGTCTTTTAATCGAGATGGAATGGTGCTGCAGAGGGCGACTGTACCATCTACCGCAGGCACTTCCTGTCACTATGCGAACGATCTTTTGACTTGCGTGCTATTCCAAATATAGAGGTGAAGTTATGCAGATGTTGAAATATTTGGCGGTAGTCGTGCTTGGAGCAGGTGTTTTGCTGATTCCTTTACACAAGGCAGATGCTCAGATTTCTGTCAGTATCGGGGCGGCTCCTGTGTGTCCATATGGTTACTACGATTATTCTCCTTATTCGTGCACACCTGACGGCTATTACGGGCCGGAGTGGTTTTCAGGCGGACGGTTTGTTGGAGCGGGTCCGTGGTTTCACGGTCCCAAGGATTTTCATGGACATGTGGACAATAAGTTGGATGTGAGCCACGGCTATAAGGGCCATTTACCTGCGCGTGGAGAGCATCCGTTTGCCAAAACGAATGACCGAAGCCGCTAACAGTGACCGTTAGCGGCTTTCGTCGTGATGCCTTTGTATCTAAAGACTTAAAGTTACAAATACTTTAGAGTTTCCATATCTTTAACTGGTCGTACGATCGCCCCTTCGACGAAAGTCGATGAGAAAACTTCGGAGCTGCGGAAGCAGATCTCAACACAACGCAAGAACTTCACCGCCATGCCAACTTGCGCATGCAATTCGCGGATTACGCTCGACGTTTACGCACGAGCGACCTCCGCGACAAAGCGCGAGGCCAGCAGCAACTTGGTCATAGAGACGGTATTTGAAGCAGGAAGGAAGAAAATTCTAGCACCATCGAAGGGTATAAAGGGGAAAAGAAAAAAGGTGCGGATCGCTCCAGCACCTTAGTCAGCACCCTCAAAGGCGGGTCTTGATAATGTCACTTGCCATAAACCCTTGTATTGCTTGGATTTAGTGGCGGGGACGACGGGGCTCGAACCCGCGACCTCTGCCGTGACAGTTACGCTAACTGGTTGTATCTAAATGATTTCATGGGCGTTGATGGCTAACTTCAGCACCCTTGGGCATTCAAAAACACTGGGAAAACCGAAGATTCCAAATTTCAGCACCCTCGCCAGCACCCTCACTCAGTTACGCCTCAAAAGTGCCTGACCTCTGCCTTTGTTGGGCAAAGGTCCGTTGATCGAGGTGACTTCAGACATGCGCACCTCCATCGTGCTAGATCCGACCTCGAACCGGTTGTAAAGCATCCGTTCAGCTGGATTCGGGCTATTCGGAGGACCAAGACGACAGGCCCATTTGTCCCTGCTACCCGCCTTTTCCTCTCATGGTAACTCTGTATGGCATCAAGATGCGTTGATTGCCGGCGTGCCGAGCGGCCTGGCTCGCTCCATTTAGGAGGCTTTGAAGGATTACGCAGGATTTTCTCACCGCGCCCGACACCTGCCAGACGTCGGATTCGCGCAGTCACTTCCAGGGGTAGCCGTAGTTAGAACTGGTCTCGATTCCAAACCCATCCGAAGGATCAACAACTGATACCTCGATGTGGTCGACGCCGGTCTTCGCTTCTCGATCGAATTGAACCCGCACCTCAGCAGTCAGTGAAGCCTCACGATCGACACTCTCTCGGCGGTGCTCAACATAGATCAGGGAACCGTCTTCCCGGTCATACGAGGCAGTGGCCGAATCGTCGTAAGAAAGCTTCGCGGTGAACTTCACCTCGAAGCTCATCTCAAACAATGCTTCATCCTCATCGATTTCCAAAATCTCAACGTCGCCGTCATGGGTGATCTGTGTGACATGGACCTCCGCTTCACCATTCTCATCCTCTACCCAGAAGAAATACCCTTCGAACTCTTCCGTGGCTTGTTTCTCGATCTCGGCCATGTGCTTCATAACTTCGGCCCGCAAGTATTCGGCGAATTCATCGTCTGAAGCCACGTGATTCAGGAGGTCGGTCAGCGTCTTCTTGATGTGCAGACGCTCGGCCGCCTCCGAGGATGCGCAAGCTTCTCCGAAAAGTTTGTCGTCGGTCACTACCAACAAATCGGAGTTTTCCCCTTCTGTCCAGCCTGCCAACGCCTCGACCACAAAGGCATCCGGAAATTCGTGCCGCTTGTTCTCGGCAGTACCAAAGGGCGGTTCTGCCGAAAAGTACTTCTTGAATACGTCCTCTGCTGACAGCTTGGTAGCGTAGATCGTTGTCGCTCCGTTCTCATGGAGGAATGTATCAAATTGGTGTGACAAGTCGGCCGCCACTTCATCGTCCTTTGCCTTCACGAGGAGGCTGGTGATGGGCTGCAACGAGGAATTGTGGAGAGCCTTCACTTGGTTCACGAACTGACGATGCAGCAGCAATTCCTCTGCAACCGTTTTGCGAATGCGCGCGTGTACCTCGGCGATCGTGATGTCCGTCAAAATCAGCCGGAGCCGCCCGGAAGCAAAGTGCCTCTTGAGTGATTCGATCTTGTTGGAGTTGAACGAAAAAGCAGACGACACGAAAAACTGCGTGTCGAGGTGCACTGCGTCAGTTACGGGATTGCCAGCCATCCTTCGATGATAGACAAAGCATGGTTTTATTAGGAAGAGAATGCAACACAGAGCAGCCCGCTATCATGGAGGTCATGCTCGATCCACTTACTTCCACCGCGTTCGCCATTCACAATAGCAAAGGGGTATACGCGCTCCTCCTGGGCTCCGGAATCTCGCGTGCGGCTAATGTCCCAACCGGATGGGAAGTGACGCTCGACCTCATTCGCAGGATCGCCGTAATGCGCTCTCAGACCGAACAATGCGATGCTGACCCGGAAGCCTGGTTTCGAGCCAATTTCAGATGCGAGCCGAGCTATTCCGACTTGCTTGAGCACCTTGCGACTTCCCCGGCAGAACGGACCGCCGCGCTAGCCCGTTACTTCGAGTCAGGTGAGGACGAAGATGGACCGGCGGCGAAACCCACCGCCGCGCATGTGGCCATCGCCAAGATGGTCAAGCGCGGCTACTTCCGCGTCCTCCTGACTACGAATTTCGACCGTTTGTTGGAGCGAGCCTTGGAGGCTGAGGGGGTTAGCCCAAGCATCCTATCTACGCCAGATGCAGTGCACGGTGCCATGCCGCTGGCGCACAGTGCGTGCACCATTATTAAGCTGCATGGTGACTACAGGGATGGTCGCCTCCGCAATACAGTGGCGGAGCTGACGGACTATGACGAAACCACGCGGGGGCTCTTGGATCGGGTACTCGATGATTACGGGCTTATAGTAAGCGGTTGGTCTGCGACGTGGGACGTCGCTCTCCGGGATGCCATCATGAGGACACCGAACCGACGCTTCACAACCCTCTGGAGCTACGTGGGTAGCCTCAGCGCCGAGGCGGAACAAGTGATCCATTCTCGTCTCGCACAGAAGGTCGAAGTTACCTCTGCGGACAGTTTCTTCGTCCAACTCAATGAAAAGCTTGAGTCGCTTGAGAGTTTCGACACACCGCATCCACTTTCGGTCGAACTCGCCGTTCGCGCTGCGAAGCGCTACGTCGCAGAGGATCGCTATCGCATTCAGCTACATGATCTGGTCATGGCTGAGACGGACCAAGTCGTCAATGCCGCGAAGCAACTTTCAGTCAATGCAAAGTTCACCGACGACCTCTACCTAAAACGTATTGAGTTGTACGAAACCATAACCCAAAGGCTAATCCCGGTCATCATCAATGTTGCGTATTGGGGAGATCAATCATCGCTTCGATTGCTCACCTCTGTCGTTGAACGCTTGATGGTGACAGGAACCGGATTCAACGGCACAACCGGATGGTTAGACCTACAGCTTTATCCCGCGGCTTTAGTGTTTTATGCAGCGGGACTTGGACTTCTGGCAGCCGAACGATACGAAGGCCTGCGATTCCTGACACGCGACTTTCGGACAAGCGCAGTGGACCTGAACCGACGTGTGGGATTAGCGCTGCCGCGTCTCGGCCTGCAAGGCATCCTGGATAAGGACACACTCAACCGGATATTGGGGAAGAATTTCTATGTTCCCTACAGTGAGCGGGTTCACGGTCTTTTTTCTGCTGTCGTCGCAAAGCAGCTGCCCGGCGTTCAAGACTTTGACGATTTATTTGATTTCTTTGAGTTTCTCGGTTCGCTAATCGTGACGGACGATCGGATGGCATCCGATGAGGGCTGGGTATGTGGCTGGTTCGGGAAATGGGCGTTCCGCGATTCCTTGGGAAAGAATGTTCGGACTACCATGAAGGCCGACCGCGACCGCCTTGGAGTAGACTGGCCGATCGTAAAGGCAGGCATATTCGCGAACCTAGAGCGCTTTGATGAGGTGCATGAAAGACACAAAACCGATTGCGCTTCTCGAGCGCGGTGGTGATTAGCCAACCAGCAAGAACTGATACAGGAGATCTTCGGTTGAGCGGTGAGAGAAAGGAGGTCCAACGGTATTCCTGACTGTTACTGACAAACCGACTTGAAGCGAAAATTAATTAGACGCCTATCCGCCTACCCTACGTGCCCTCTACACGTTGGCTTGGTTAACTTTCCATCTGTTTCATTAGCTTGTACTCTAATGCCTTCAAAAAAGCGTTGTGTAAGTGCGGCTCCAAAGCGCGGTTCAGCGCCGCCAATTCTGCGCGAATCGTTTGTTCATCACTCTCATGTATTACATCGTGTATGCACAGCCAGGCACAGAGATGTGGAGTATCTTGGATGGCGTTTTCGGCCATGACGGTTCGTGCCAGCTTCTTCGCTTGGCCATCGTCGGACAGAAAGCTTTGCGCGGTTCTCTTAGCAAAGACGATGGACGACAGTTCACCTTTACTAATGGCCTTCCGCTCCTCCAGTGCCGCGAGTTCTTGCAGATCTTCCAAGTCGATATCCCAGAATCGAATCTCACCATCCTTCATCCGCTCGCGGAGTCGGCTCCGGAGTTCCTGCCATTCTGGAGAATTTCCGCCGCGCTTGTGGAAGCACTCATAGTGAACGAACTGTGTAGAACTGATCGATATTCGCGCGTTTCGTGACGCGCGATAGAGACAGCCGCTTCCCAAGATATTCCACAGCGCACAGGTATCAGCGACGTTGAGCAGCATGAACGTTGCGTACGGGCTCATTGTGTTCCAGTCAGGGTGAAAAGGGCTTTTATCTCTCCCATTTCATCCTCTCGGACCATTAGCATCTCGGCGGCCCGCGCGTGAGAAATTCGCCCCCCGTCTAGGGCCTCCAGGCACTCGCTAACGTAGTGCATTGAGAGTCCGCGTTGAAGAAGCGAAAGCTTTCGATCACGAGTGCGGCCAGTTTCCGACCCGATCTCCGGATCGACTTTCTGGTGTCGTGGCACTCTTGATCCCTTCAGTTGATCGAAGATGATGTTGTCAATAATCCCCAGATCTTTCAGTGAGATTCTGAGAACTTCGGTGCTTACCTTTAGGCGCTTCGCCCACTCGGTGATGGCGGTGTCATCCCAAGTGGCTACGCGAGATAGCACCGCGCGTGCAAACGCAGGGGGGACCAGGTAGTGAGAAGCGAAAGCGTTAGCACGCACTTCCATGAGATTCGACCCGTCTCTGGTCAGCGAAACGTTAAACTCGCTGTCTTCCATCAGTGCATGCGCCAACTCATGGGCGGCAGTAAAGCGTTGCCGATAGACATCTTCGTCGTAATTGACGAGGATGCATCGACCCGCTTCCGGGTGACGGATCATCACCCCGGAAATGCTCGAATTTTCTAATTTCCGCCTAAATACGTGGATTCCGAGCTTCCGCAAATCCCTGAACAAATCGGAAGGAATCTGGTCATCTTGGTATCCGAAATGAACCCTCAGCGCGCTAGCAGCAGTCTGCCCCTGCCTCTTGAAATTACTACCCTGCGGTGAGAAGTGGAACGAGTCCGACCGATAAGCATTGCTTTTCCAGAGCCATGATTCGCATTCGCAGAGATATAAAAATTGCTGAAGAGATCGCCGATCTGACTTGCTGAAGAGATCGCCATGCTTTCGATATAAGCTGTCCGTCTCCTCAAAGGCGGCGAGCCGCTCATTGGATATGAAGAACTTGTAATCGCAGTCGAAATAGTCAGCAAGGATGAGTACTTCATCACCGGTAGGATCTGCGCCCCCAGCCCGTAAGACTGCGAACCGGGCATCCGGTATGCCGGTGCTGGCTACTACTTCGTTATCCTCGACATCCAAATGCTCCATGGAGCGGCGGATCTTGTCTGCGAAGGCTGCGCGATCAAAGGACATTCGTGGCGCCTCAACGGCCAGTCAATACAGCTTTCGTTCCGTTTCTCAGCAGTTTATAGGCTCACCCATCATACAGTTACCGTCGCAATGGCCCTGCGGTCGGCTGCTTCAGAAACAGTACTGACAAACGCTCATCATAAGGGGAAACGGCCCGCTAGTGCAGCGGGCCGTTCTAGAAGTGGCGCGGGTAAGAGGAATTGAACCTCAATATCGTCGCACGTGGGAAGTCACCGCTTTGTACTTCAATGCTGTCTTTTCCGGCTGGAGGAGAGCAATACCGACCACGGCCCCGCTGCAACGTCGCTCTAAACCATCCGTTCTTATTTGCTTTCCCAAGATGATGCTTTGCCTTGGCCCCCTTCTCACCGTGCCGCGTGGCAAGGCATGTTGATGAAGCGGGTTGCGGGAAATTCTTGGTTTCGCTATTGATCGTCGTTGTCATCTGTACTTTCTCCTGCACCTTCACCGAAATGCGCGAGGCAACATGATCGGTACTGCTGACTCCTCCAACCGAGACCCACATTGAGACCAGTAAGATGACCTTTACTCCCAAGCCTCAGGGCTCCATTTTACAACCGCGGTCTCGCTTGAATTTCGGAGGCTCATCCCATTTGATAGTCCACCGTGTAAGCGAATTCAAGCGTTCAACACAGTGACAAAACGAAACAGGTCTGCTTTGCGAGCCAAAGCAGGATAAGTGAAGAGCAACGGCTTCTCTCGAACCATCTGCACTCTGGCACCCGTCGGCACCCTCGTCTTTCAAAGGATCGCAGCTTATCCATATAATTATCTAATAGTTGCCATTCCAGGTCGCCGCAGATCTCTGCCGAACTCCGGCAGAGGTCAGCCAAAATCCCTGCTCACCTGCTGGCTTCCGCCTACCAATTCGTCTTCGATGAGTTCATCGGCGATTATTCGCTCATCGAGAAATGTTGTTGCGATATCTATACCATCGGCGTCGCCTCCGATGCCGGGTCCCGGTTAGAACGGACCCAGTCCTCTCATATGCGAAAGCGACGCCATATTTCGGGAGCCTACCCCCTATGGGGCGGAGCCAAAGGCGCAATAAGATGCAAATATATGTCCTTATCTCATCTATGAGAGCCAGAGTTCCAGATGATCCCTCCATAGACGGAGGCAGTATTGCCCACGTAGGCTCCGGCGGCATTCGCAGCAATAAAGTACCGCTGGTTAGTGAAGTTGTCCACGTTCAGATGAAAATTCCACGCAGATTTGTCATAGCTGACCGTGGCCTTGCCGATCACGTACGACGGCGCGGAGTTCACATTCGTAGTGTCGCTGAAGGTTTTGCCAAGATAGTTCAACCCGCCACCTACCTTGAGTCCCCGCAAACCGGCTTTCGCAAAGTCATACGTCGACCAAAGATTGGCAATGTGCGCCGGAGCGCCCTGCGGATGATTGCCCTGCGCGGTGATGCCCTGCGGATTGTCCGTGATGACTGCATTTTGATAGGTCGTGTTCGCCAGCACATGCCACTGTTCCGTCACCTTGCCGTCGAACGAAGCTTCAAAACCCCTCGTGCGTTGGCTATCAAATACCACGCCCTCAAGCCCTCCGGGGAGCGTCACTGGCGTGGCAACGTTATTGCGCGAGACATTGAAGACTGCTGTATTCAGCGCGACGCGGTCATGAAGGAGCGGAAACTTTACACCGGCCTCATACTGGATTGCCGACTCCGGCTCGCCAATACCGTCCTGTGTATTCTCAGAGCTGAAATTGGAAAGATGGCTGCTGGATGCTCCAAAGTAAGGCACAATCGAGGAAGTTGCCTTGTACAACAACCCGGCGTTCCAACTGACCGGCTTGTCATGGCGGCTCTCCACAACGTTCGGGGTCAAGGGTTGGCCTTCCTGGTTGACGCCGCCTGATCCCGCGCTGAGCGGTAGCAGAAAGGAGTCGAAGAAGTCGCCACGCACACCGACACGGAGCTTCAACTTCTCCGTGAGGTCCACCTGGTCGGTTGCATACACGCTGTAGAAGTTCGCCCAGAGCTGATCGTTATTGCAGTTATGTGACGCATCGCACAGGAACGTGATCCCGGCCAAAGAAGTTTCAGGCGGCACCGGATGGAGCGCATCAGGAATATTGGGAAGATCCGCTGTGCTTCTGTTCGTCGTAATCGTCTGTCTCAGGTACTCGAAGCCGGTCAGTAGCGTGTGATGGATCGGGCCGGTCTTTAGCTTCCATACCGGCTCGAACTGGTAGTCATAGCTGCCGTCGGTGTCGCGTTGCTCACGAAGCTGCCGGCCAACGACTTCTCCTCCGCTGAACTTCGTCTTTGTGCTGTCACCATTGCCCAGCGCGTTGAGTTGGCGAAACAGATACGAGAAGCGGTTGTTGATCGTCAGGATGTCGTTGACATGCCACGTGTCCGTAATGGTCGGGCGAACGAAGGTCTGGTTCGCGGAAGCAAACGGAGTGGAGTATTTTGCGTTGATGGAGACGTTGGTGGCCGGCGTGCCGTTGACGTAGAGGATGCCGTAAGAGTCCGGCGTGTCGTGAGTATGGCGAGCATCGACGGCGATGTCGAGAATATGGTTCTTCGACTGCCACTCAAGAGTTGGTCTTACCTCGTAGTCATGGCTGCTCAGGGAGCGGAAGCCATCAGCGTGCGAGAACGTAGTGTCTACTCGATAGTTCAAGCCTGCGATGCCGGTCGGTCCAGTGACATAGTCGTAGTTCGAGATCGTTCCGAACGAGCCTCCTGTCAGCCCGGCCCCGAAGTGCCGTTCCGACGAAGGCGTGTAGTGAACGATATTGATCGTGCCACCAGGCGCGCCGCTGCCGAACAGAGCCGAACCCGGCCCTTCCAGT
Above is a window of Acidicapsa ligni DNA encoding:
- a CDS encoding OB-fold nucleic acid binding domain-containing protein; its protein translation is MKLRINGNSIRLRLLRSDVTTFIETGHIERKIYFSSSDHAFLIYALKHESGLANVELRHEQSEVIVVLPKEQAISWAETDQVGVYSTVDLGKHGSVEIIVEKDFACLDLSDADNHDTFQNPQIDTACI
- a CDS encoding heme-degrading domain-containing protein; translated protein: MPIPEDLVRIALQEQQLQYASFSEESAWLLGTRLRQLAVERNLVAVIDVRRFNQPLFYTALPGTTADNIDWVRRKSNVTLRFHRSSYAVGLETKQKNSTLFERYGLPDSEYASHGGSFPIRVVSAGILGAVTVSGLPQRADHELAVEALCLELDRDFTEFRLD
- a CDS encoding PIN domain-containing protein gives rise to the protein MAGNPVTDAVHLDTQFFVSSAFSFNSNKIESLKRHFASGRLRLILTDITIAEVHARIRKTVAEELLLHRQFVNQVKALHNSSLQPITSLLVKAKDDEVAADLSHQFDTFLHENGATTIYATKLSAEDVFKKYFSAEPPFGTAENKRHEFPDAFVVEALAGWTEGENSDLLVVTDDKLFGEACASSEAAERLHIKKTLTDLLNHVASDDEFAEYLRAEVMKHMAEIEKQATEEFEGYFFWVEDENGEAEVHVTQITHDGDVEILEIDEDEALFEMSFEVKFTAKLSYDDSATASYDREDGSLIYVEHRRESVDREASLTAEVRVQFDREAKTGVDHIEVSVVDPSDGFGIETSSNYGYPWK
- a CDS encoding SIR2 family protein encodes the protein MLDPLTSTAFAIHNSKGVYALLLGSGISRAANVPTGWEVTLDLIRRIAVMRSQTEQCDADPEAWFRANFRCEPSYSDLLEHLATSPAERTAALARYFESGEDEDGPAAKPTAAHVAIAKMVKRGYFRVLLTTNFDRLLERALEAEGVSPSILSTPDAVHGAMPLAHSACTIIKLHGDYRDGRLRNTVAELTDYDETTRGLLDRVLDDYGLIVSGWSATWDVALRDAIMRTPNRRFTTLWSYVGSLSAEAEQVIHSRLAQKVEVTSADSFFVQLNEKLESLESFDTPHPLSVELAVRAAKRYVAEDRYRIQLHDLVMAETDQVVNAAKQLSVNAKFTDDLYLKRIELYETITQRLIPVIINVAYWGDQSSLRLLTSVVERLMVTGTGFNGTTGWLDLQLYPAALVFYAAGLGLLAAERYEGLRFLTRDFRTSAVDLNRRVGLALPRLGLQGILDKDTLNRILGKNFYVPYSERVHGLFSAVVAKQLPGVQDFDDLFDFFEFLGSLIVTDDRMASDEGWVCGWFGKWAFRDSLGKNVRTTMKADRDRLGVDWPIVKAGIFANLERFDEVHERHKTDCASRARW
- a CDS encoding calpain family cysteine protease, with the protein product MSPYATFMLLNVADTCALWNILGSGCLYRASRNARISISSTQFVHYECFHKRGGNSPEWQELRSRLRERMKDGEIRFWDIDLEDLQELAALEERKAISKGELSSIVFAKRTAQSFLSDDGQAKKLARTVMAENAIQDTPHLCAWLCIHDVIHESDEQTIRAELAALNRALEPHLHNAFLKALEYKLMKQMES
- a CDS encoding ImmA/IrrE family metallo-endopeptidase, with the translated sequence MSFDRAAFADKIRRSMEHLDVEDNEVVASTGIPDARFAVLRAGGADPTGDEVLILADYFDCDYKFFISNERLAAFEETDSLYRKHGDLFSKSDRRSLQQFLYLCECESWLWKSNAYRSDSFHFSPQGSNFKRQGQTAASALRVHFGYQDDQIPSDLFRDLRKLGIHVFRRKLENSSISGVMIRHPEAGRCILVNYDEDVYRQRFTAAHELAHALMEDSEFNVSLTRDGSNLMEVRANAFASHYLVPPAFARAVLSRVATWDDTAITEWAKRLKVSTEVLRISLKDLGIIDNIIFDQLKGSRVPRHQKVDPEIGSETGRTRDRKLSLLQRGLSMHYVSECLEALDGGRISHARAAEMLMVREDEMGEIKALFTLTGTQ
- a CDS encoding TonB-dependent receptor; the protein is MIRTCSVAGHPRRITFLLLVLFSLVKASTAQNIALTGKVVDPSNAAVVNAQATLTNNGSHAIRHAITNQAGVYTFPSVAPGTYNLTVEANNFTRYENTTLTVNAAQDMTVDVRLLLSPVSQSVTVSDDHESLLEVPTLGKTGTKLEDIPGSIQVISREVLAEQGATMLRQSMSNASGVNYGGQDSKGFYDHFLIRGLNATIFSDGFTDGDQLGGLSHSLNGVARVEVLEGPGSALFGSGAPGGTINIVHYTPSSERHFGAGLTGGSFGTISNYDYVTGPTGIAGLNYRVDTTFSHADGFRSLSSHDYEVRPTLEWQSKNHILDIAVDARHTHDTPDSYGILYVNGTPATNVSINAKYSTPFASANQTFVRPTITDTWHVNDILTINNRFSYLFRQLNALGNGDSTKTKFSGGEVVGRQLREQRDTDGSYDYQFEPVWKLKTGPIHHTLLTGFEYLRQTITTNRSTADLPNIPDALHPVPPETSLAGITFLCDASHNCNNDQLWANFYSVYATDQVDLTEKLKLRVGVRGDFFDSFLLPLSAGSGGVNQEGQPLTPNVVESRHDKPVSWNAGLLYKATSSIVPYFGASSSHLSNFSSENTQDGIGEPESAIQYEAGVKFPLLHDRVALNTAVFNVSRNNVATPVTLPGGLEGVVFDSQRTRGFEASFDGKVTEQWHVLANTTYQNAVITDNPQGITAQGNHPQGAPAHIANLWSTYDFAKAGLRGLKVGGGLNYLGKTFSDTTNVNSAPSYVIGKATVSYDKSAWNFHLNVDNFTNQRYFIAANAAGAYVGNTASVYGGIIWNSGSHR